In one window of Helianthus annuus cultivar XRQ/B chromosome 17, HanXRQr2.0-SUNRISE, whole genome shotgun sequence DNA:
- the LOC110921065 gene encoding FCS-Like Zinc finger 10 translates to MLRKRTRSHQKDQQNMGHAHNTIPESYSNESCYSNSDAFLKPKHKTNSFFTVPGLFVGLNPKNSESDSVRSPTSPLDFKVFSKPNFANLPIRASSTKPNESAQKSWDCNKVGLSIIEALDDETKPSSGKILRSSDSKSILFGPQMRILNNPSLKPASFDPSDSFSYSLPKNYAVFSNSNINKSNPKLINHLVQEPFTKFWSHSLDSANFGPNSTHLTTRPTNLNPGKDLVASLSASEIELSEDYTCVRKHGPNPKTTHIFGDCILERHEDEFIAKSLTCEEHAIKPAEVENSYLPDNFLSFCYSCKKKLEGEDIYMYRGEKAFCSWNCRAEEILIEEEMEKNTEAGSSSQTEITQKPDGCEELYETSMFIAA, encoded by the exons ATGCTGAGGAAGAGAACTAGATCACACCAGAAAGATCAACAAAACATGGGTCATGCTCATAATACGATTCCTGAATCGTATTCTAACGAGTCTTGTTATTCAAATTCCGATGCTTTCTTGAAACCGAAACACAAAACCAATTCCTTTTTCACTGTTCCTGGTCTATTTGTAGGGCTAAACCCTAAAAACTCAGAATCCGATTCCGTAAGAAGCCCCACCTCCCCTTTGGATTTCAAGGTTTTTTCGAAACCGAACTTTGCGAATTTACCAATTCGGGCTTCTTCCACGAAACCGAACGAATCCGCTCAAAAGAGTTGGGATtgtaacaaagtcgggttaagcATTATAGAAGCTCTTGACGATGAAACAAAACCGTCATCGGGGAAAATACTCCGTTCGTCAGACAGTAAGAGCATTCTTTTTGGACCCCAGATGAGAATCTTGAACAACCCGAGTTTGAAACCAGCTAGTTTTGACCCGTCTGACTCGTTTTCTTACTCGCTACCTAAGAATTACGCGGTTTTCTCCAATAGTAACATAAACAAATCCAATCCTAAACTGATTAATCATTTAGTTCAGGAACCATTCACCAAGTTTTGGTCTCATTCTTTGGATTCCGCAAATTTCGGGCCAAACTCGACCCATTTAACAACCCGCCCCACAAATCTGAACCCGGGAAAAGATTTAGTGGCTTCACTCTCGGCAAGTGAGATTGAGCTTTCTGAGGATTATACATGCGTTAGAAAACACGGGCCTAACCCGAAAACAACTCATATTTTCGGTGACTGTATTTTAGAGCGTCACGAGGATGAGTTTATCGCTAAATCGTTGACGTGTGAAGAACATGCGATTAAACCCGCTGAAGTCGAGAATTCATACCTCCCTGATAATTTCTTGAGCTTTTGTTACTCTTGCAAGAAGAAACTCGAGGGCGAAGATATCTACATGTACAG AGGCGAGAAAGCGTTTTGCAGTTGGAATTGCAGAGCCGAAGAGATTTTGATTGAGGAAGAGATGGAGAAGAACACTGAAGCGGGTTCGTCTTCACAAACTGAGATTACGCAAAAACCAGATGGCTGCGAGGAACTTTACGAGACCTCGATGTTCATCGCTGCATAA
- the LOC110921538 gene encoding probable E3 ubiquitin-protein ligase RZFP34 isoform X1, translating into MEDPVNLGTNLHLQGSNAESTTQAFAVTEESKLEEDHPIHEDDEPVVADTVNSETLDDGSLKYGCSHYRRRCRIRAPCCDEIFNCRHCHNEAKNDINVDQKERHTIPRHEVQRVAYFQKLFAFSKSLRFCCSHEACLMLLCFQVICSLCGTEQEVRQMCVNCGVCMGKYFCGVCKLFDDDISKRQYHCDGCGICRIGGQENFFHCDKCRCCYANVLRDSHPCVEGAMHHDCPVCFEYLFDSMDDVTVMPCGHTIHKKCFKEMQQHLQYACPLCFKSVCDMSKVWEKLDMEIAATPMPDFYQNKSIWILCNDCGANSEVPFHIVGHKCPKCKSYNTRQTRG; encoded by the exons ATGGAGGATCCAGTTAATCTCGGTACAAATTTGCACCTTCAAGGAAGCAACGCTGAATCTACAACACAAGCATTTGCTGTCACGGAGGAATCAAAGTTAGAAGAAGATCACCCTATACATGAAGACGATGAGCCTGTTGTTGCAGATACCGTGAACTCGGAAACTCTTGATGATGGATCCCTTAAGTACGG ATGTTCACACTACCGTCGGCGGTGCAGAATACGCGCCCCATGTTGTGACGAGATATTCAACTGTCGTCATTGTCATAATGAGGCAAAG AATGACATCAATGTCGATCAAAAAGAGAGGCATACAATCCCTCGCCATGAAGTCCAACGGGTAGCTTACTTTCAAAAGTTATTTGCGTTTTCGAAAAGCCTTCGTTTTTGTTGTTCACACGAAGCATGTTTGATGTTGCTTTGCTTTCAGGTTATATGCTCTCTTTGTGGCACAGAACAAGAG GTTCGGCAAATGTGTGTGAACTGTGGCGTGTGCATGGGCAAATACTTTTGTGGAGTATGCAAGCTTTTTGATGATGAC ATATCGAAGAGACAGTATCACTGTGATGGTTGCGGTATTTGCAG AATTGGTGGGCAGGAGAACTTTTTTCATTGTGACAAATGTC GATGTTGCTATGCCAATGTTCTGAGGGACAGTCACCCATGCGTTGAAGGAGCAATGCACCACGATTGTCCTGTATGCTTCGAG TATTTGTTTGATTCGATGGATGACGTTACCGTCATGCCTTGTGGACATACCATTCATAAGAAGTGTTTTAAGGAAATGCAGCAGCACTTGCA ATACGCATGCCCGTTGTGCTTTAAGTCGGTCTGTGATATGTCAAAGGTTTGGGAGAAACTTGACATGGAGATTGCAGCTACCCCAATGCCCGATTTTTATCAGAATAAATCG ATATGGATTCTGTGCAACGACTGTGGAGCGAATTCTGAAGTTCCGTTCCATATTGTGGGTCATAAGTGTCCAAAGTGCAAGTCTTACAACACTCGTCAAACTCGTGGCTGA
- the LOC110921538 gene encoding probable E3 ubiquitin-protein ligase RZFP34 isoform X2, producing the protein MEDPVNLGTNLHLQGSNAESTTQAFAVTEESKLEEDHPIHEDDEPVVADTVNSETLDDGSLKYGCSHYRRRCRIRAPCCDEIFNCRHCHNEAKNDINVDQKERHTIPRHEVQRVICSLCGTEQEVRQMCVNCGVCMGKYFCGVCKLFDDDISKRQYHCDGCGICRIGGQENFFHCDKCRCCYANVLRDSHPCVEGAMHHDCPVCFEYLFDSMDDVTVMPCGHTIHKKCFKEMQQHLQYACPLCFKSVCDMSKVWEKLDMEIAATPMPDFYQNKSIWILCNDCGANSEVPFHIVGHKCPKCKSYNTRQTRG; encoded by the exons ATGGAGGATCCAGTTAATCTCGGTACAAATTTGCACCTTCAAGGAAGCAACGCTGAATCTACAACACAAGCATTTGCTGTCACGGAGGAATCAAAGTTAGAAGAAGATCACCCTATACATGAAGACGATGAGCCTGTTGTTGCAGATACCGTGAACTCGGAAACTCTTGATGATGGATCCCTTAAGTACGG ATGTTCACACTACCGTCGGCGGTGCAGAATACGCGCCCCATGTTGTGACGAGATATTCAACTGTCGTCATTGTCATAATGAGGCAAAG AATGACATCAATGTCGATCAAAAAGAGAGGCATACAATCCCTCGCCATGAAGTCCAACGG GTTATATGCTCTCTTTGTGGCACAGAACAAGAG GTTCGGCAAATGTGTGTGAACTGTGGCGTGTGCATGGGCAAATACTTTTGTGGAGTATGCAAGCTTTTTGATGATGAC ATATCGAAGAGACAGTATCACTGTGATGGTTGCGGTATTTGCAG AATTGGTGGGCAGGAGAACTTTTTTCATTGTGACAAATGTC GATGTTGCTATGCCAATGTTCTGAGGGACAGTCACCCATGCGTTGAAGGAGCAATGCACCACGATTGTCCTGTATGCTTCGAG TATTTGTTTGATTCGATGGATGACGTTACCGTCATGCCTTGTGGACATACCATTCATAAGAAGTGTTTTAAGGAAATGCAGCAGCACTTGCA ATACGCATGCCCGTTGTGCTTTAAGTCGGTCTGTGATATGTCAAAGGTTTGGGAGAAACTTGACATGGAGATTGCAGCTACCCCAATGCCCGATTTTTATCAGAATAAATCG ATATGGATTCTGTGCAACGACTGTGGAGCGAATTCTGAAGTTCCGTTCCATATTGTGGGTCATAAGTGTCCAAAGTGCAAGTCTTACAACACTCGTCAAACTCGTGGCTGA
- the LOC110921538 gene encoding probable E3 ubiquitin-protein ligase RZFP34 isoform X3: protein MEDPVNLGTNLHLQGSNAESTTQAFAVTEESKLEEDHPIHEDDEPVVADTVNSETLDDGSLKCSHYRRRCRIRAPCCDEIFNCRHCHNEAKNDINVDQKERHTIPRHEVQRVICSLCGTEQEVRQMCVNCGVCMGKYFCGVCKLFDDDISKRQYHCDGCGICRIGGQENFFHCDKCRCCYANVLRDSHPCVEGAMHHDCPVCFEYLFDSMDDVTVMPCGHTIHKKCFKEMQQHLQYACPLCFKSVCDMSKVWEKLDMEIAATPMPDFYQNKSIWILCNDCGANSEVPFHIVGHKCPKCKSYNTRQTRG from the exons ATGGAGGATCCAGTTAATCTCGGTACAAATTTGCACCTTCAAGGAAGCAACGCTGAATCTACAACACAAGCATTTGCTGTCACGGAGGAATCAAAGTTAGAAGAAGATCACCCTATACATGAAGACGATGAGCCTGTTGTTGCAGATACCGTGAACTCGGAAACTCTTGATGATGGATCCCTTAA ATGTTCACACTACCGTCGGCGGTGCAGAATACGCGCCCCATGTTGTGACGAGATATTCAACTGTCGTCATTGTCATAATGAGGCAAAG AATGACATCAATGTCGATCAAAAAGAGAGGCATACAATCCCTCGCCATGAAGTCCAACGG GTTATATGCTCTCTTTGTGGCACAGAACAAGAG GTTCGGCAAATGTGTGTGAACTGTGGCGTGTGCATGGGCAAATACTTTTGTGGAGTATGCAAGCTTTTTGATGATGAC ATATCGAAGAGACAGTATCACTGTGATGGTTGCGGTATTTGCAG AATTGGTGGGCAGGAGAACTTTTTTCATTGTGACAAATGTC GATGTTGCTATGCCAATGTTCTGAGGGACAGTCACCCATGCGTTGAAGGAGCAATGCACCACGATTGTCCTGTATGCTTCGAG TATTTGTTTGATTCGATGGATGACGTTACCGTCATGCCTTGTGGACATACCATTCATAAGAAGTGTTTTAAGGAAATGCAGCAGCACTTGCA ATACGCATGCCCGTTGTGCTTTAAGTCGGTCTGTGATATGTCAAAGGTTTGGGAGAAACTTGACATGGAGATTGCAGCTACCCCAATGCCCGATTTTTATCAGAATAAATCG ATATGGATTCTGTGCAACGACTGTGGAGCGAATTCTGAAGTTCCGTTCCATATTGTGGGTCATAAGTGTCCAAAGTGCAAGTCTTACAACACTCGTCAAACTCGTGGCTGA